The window CGGCGGCGTACATCTCCTTCTCGAGCGCGGCGATCTGCCGGGCCGCCTCCTCGGGATCGGCGTAGGGGGCCTCCTCTTCGGCCACCTTCGGCACGGCGTAGTAATCCCGCTCGAAGACGCTGGAGAGGATCGTGTCGAGGCTTTTCACGATGGACTGGGGCGTGATGCCGTGGGCGGCGTTGTAGGCCTCCTGCTTGGCCCGCCGTCTCGTGGTCTCCTCCACGGCGGCGCGCATGGAGTCGGTCATGGAGTCGGCGTAGAGGATGGCCTTGCCCTCCACGTTGCGGGCCGCCCGCCCCATGGTCTGGATGAGGGCGCCCCGGCTCCGGAGGAAGCCCTCCTTGTCGGCGTCCAGGACGGCCACCCGGCTCACCTCGGGAAGGTCGAGGCCCTCCCTCAGGAGGTTCACGCCCACCAGGACCTCGATGGTCCCCTTTCTCAATTCCCTCAGGATCTTGACGCGCTCCAGGGTGTCGATGTCCGAATGGAGGTAGGCCACCTGCAGGCCCAGGTTCTTCAAATACGCCGTCAACTCCTCGGCCATTTTCTTCGTGAGCGTCGTGACAAGGACGCGCTGGCCGCCCGCGGTCACCTCCCGGCACTCCCGGTAGAGGTCCTCCACCTGTCCCGTGGCCGGGCGGATCTCCACCACCGGGTCCATGAGGCCCGTGGGGCGGACGACCTGCTCCGCGGAGACGCCGCCCGAGACGCCCAGTTCGTAGGCGGCTGGGGTGGCCGAAACGTAGACGATGCGGGGCGCCAGGGCGTTGAACTCTTCGAACTTCAGGGGCCGGTTGTCCAGGGCCGACGGGAGACGGAAGCCGTAGTCCACCAGGGTCTGCTTCCGAGACCTGTCTCCCCGGTACATGGCCTGGAGCTGGGGGACGGTCATGTGGGACTCGTCCAGAAAGACCAGGGCGTCCGTCGGGAGGTACTCCAGAAGTGTGGGGGGCGGCTCGCCGGGGCCCCGGCCCGTGAGGTGCCGGGAGTAGTTCTCCACGCCGTTGCAGAAGCCCGTCTCGGCCAGCATTTCCAGGTCGAAGCGGGTGCGCTGGGAGAGGCGCTGGGCTTCGAGGAGCCTTCCCTGCGCCTCCAGTTCCCCCAGGCGCTCCTTGAGTTCGGTCTTGATGGTCTCCACGGCGGCCAGGACCGTCTCCCTGGGAGTGGCGTAGTGCGTCCTGGGATAGAGGACGACCTCGTCCAGCTCTTCGAGGATCTCCCCGGTCAGGGGGTCCACCCGGAACAGGCCCTCCACCTCGTCCCCGAAGAGTTCCACCCGGAGAACCTCGTCGGCGTAGGAGGGGTGAACCTCCAGGACGTCCCCCCGCACGCGGAAGCGCCCGCGCTCCAGGACCGAGGGCGTCCGGGTATAGAGCATGTCCACCAGGCGCCTCAGGGTCTTCTGCAGGTCCAGAGGCTCCCCCCGGGCCACCCGGAGGGTCATGCCGTAGTACGATTCGGGCTCTCCGAGGCCGTAGATGCAGGAAACCGACGCCACGATGAGGACGTCCTTCCTCTCGCGGAGGCTTCGTGTGGCCGACAGGCGGAGGCGGTCGATCTCCTCGTTGATGGTGGACTCTTTCTCGATGTAGGTGTCGGTGGAGGGCACGTAGGCTTCGGGCTGGTAGTAGTCGTAGTAGGAAACGAAGTACTCGACGGCGTTCTCGGGGAAGAACTGCTTGAACTCGGAGAAGAGCTGGGCGGCCAGGGTCTTGTTGTGGGCCAGGACCAGGGTGGGCCGCTGGAGGCGCTCCACGAGGGCCGCCATGGTGAAGGTCTTTCCCGAGCCCGTGACGCCCAAGAGCGTGGAGTGGCGTGCGCCTCCCCGGATCCGGTTCTCGAGGTCCTCGATGGCCC is drawn from Acidobacteriota bacterium and contains these coding sequences:
- the uvrB gene encoding excinuclease ABC subunit UvrB, which produces MSRRFILHAPFEPTGDQPRAIEDLENRIRGGARHSTLLGVTGSGKTFTMAALVERLQRPTLVLAHNKTLAAQLFSEFKQFFPENAVEYFVSYYDYYQPEAYVPSTDTYIEKESTINEEIDRLRLSATRSLRERKDVLIVASVSCIYGLGEPESYYGMTLRVARGEPLDLQKTLRRLVDMLYTRTPSVLERGRFRVRGDVLEVHPSYADEVLRVELFGDEVEGLFRVDPLTGEILEELDEVVLYPRTHYATPRETVLAAVETIKTELKERLGELEAQGRLLEAQRLSQRTRFDLEMLAETGFCNGVENYSRHLTGRGPGEPPPTLLEYLPTDALVFLDESHMTVPQLQAMYRGDRSRKQTLVDYGFRLPSALDNRPLKFEEFNALAPRIVYVSATPAAYELGVSGGVSAEQVVRPTGLMDPVVEIRPATGQVEDLYRECREVTAGGQRVLVTTLTKKMAEELTAYLKNLGLQVAYLHSDIDTLERVKILRELRKGTIEVLVGVNLLREGLDLPEVSRVAVLDADKEGFLRSRGALIQTMGRAARNVEGKAILYADSMTDSMRAAVEETTRRRAKQEAYNAAHGITPQSIVKSLDTILSSVFERDYYAVPKVAEEEAPYADPEEAARQIAALEKEMYAAAEVLEFEKAAELRDRAEALRRRLVGP